Part of the Sodalinema gerasimenkoae IPPAS B-353 genome is shown below.
AGACCGAGGTGATCGACTTGAGAGGAAACGAGGTGTCGATCTCTTTGCCCTGTGCGGGGGAAACCCCGTGACAGACCATCAGACTTAATCCAATTGAGGTAAGCCAGGGGCCCCCTTGCCCCCAGACATCCATCAGCAAACGTTGCATAAGCCTGAGTTCTCCACACACCAACAGGTTAACGATATTGTTTCCTTAGAGCCTATCCTACCGCCTACCTCAAAACCCATCACAGGGGTCCCCGAGCAGCATACTGTCGCAGCCTCCTGAGGGGCCATCTCGCAGTAACGACTCTAAATTAGTAAAGTCAGCATAAATATCGTTAATCGTATCAGCGGCTTCTAAGTTCTCCAGACCTCGGGCAATGACATCAGGGTCAACGGGGGGCCGAGCAAAGCTTAGGGAAATGCCTTTACGCTCTAACTGCTCTACAAAATCGAAACTACGCAAGCCACAACTATTTTGACGACTTAATTCTGGCTCAATGCAAAAGTGGGAACCATTGGCAGTGCCTTGGCCGTGAATGCCCACTAAGGTTCCCTGACCATCAAACACCGGCCCGCCACTCATACCCACTTGAGTGTCATGGGTATAGAGGAGACTATAGCCGCCATTTTCGACGGGGGGATGGATGGCGGTCAGTTCACCGCTTAGGGTCTGGCGGGTCCGTCGAGCTTCTTGAGGACCGGGATCGGGCCAACCGGAAACATAGAGGCGATCGCCGGGACTCAAGTTTTCCCCATGACCCATCACTGCCAAAGGATAGTCGCGATCGCTCTCGAAGCGAATCATGGCAAAATCATAGCCTTCAATGGACTCCCCATACTCTCCGACTTCCTCGCCGAAGTAGAGAATACTATCTTGCTGTCGAACATGATCAACCCGATGGACTCTGCCATCACTGGTTCGGATACCATATTCAACCCCCTGAGTCCGCACCACATGTAATGCCGTCAACACATAATACGAGTTACCCTCCCGAGCCACGAGGACTCCAGACCCGGGCCGCCACTCCTCCCGCGCCTCCACATCCCCTTGTTGTAGACCCTCACCAATGACTACCGTTGTCATTGAGGCAACAGCATCAATTTCCTCTTCCGTCAGGGCTTGGGCTGCTGTCAGGGGGAGGGATAGGGCGATCGCCATTAGCGTGGCCAGGGGGCGGGTAAATCTCTGTGTCATAACGAGCAGGCAACCGTGCGAACAAAAACATCACGTCTGAACAGCCAGACGTTCGCGAAGGGGCGATCGCCGGTTAATCCGGCGTTCTAACGTTCAAATAGGCTATCGACGAGTTGTTCTAAGTTAACGTAAGGTCTGCCCCCAGATTCTTGGATCGAGGTTCCGGTTCTACGGGCCCGCAAACTATCCATGACCTGATCGGGAGTTTGTTGACTGCTGAGGGTAAAGAGGACGTTATCAGGATTACAGCCCAAACGGGTGCTTTCAACGGCACAAACCACCCACTGCCGATTCACTCGTCCCGCCGTCAGATGGAGTCCTTCGAGACTATTACCATTGTCTTCTAACAGCGTGTTTAATCGTGATGTTACATCCTGACAGCGACGGGCTGGAGGATAACCGGCGCGAGTGAAGGCATCACTTGTCCAAACAATCATTGGGTCAGAATCCTGTCCGCCCCGAGAGAGCGCCACGGTAAAATTAACGCCATCAGTATTGCGGCATTGAAACGAGTCAATTGAAGAGTCGGCCCGGGCAGCACTAGGGGCTAGAAAGGGGAGCTGGACAGCGGCCAAAGCCGCGATCGTCCATTTCATAAGTGGTTTCATCAGATGTATCCTTGACCTCCTGGGATTGAATCACATCTATTGTGACGTGGCGGTTCCCCAAAAAGCTCCCCAATTTAGGAATTTTCACGGAATTGTTATAGGGGAGGAAGGCAGTAGGGGCAAGAAAGGCAGGAGGCAGTAGGGGCCAAGAAAGGCAGTAGGGAGGTTCTTCCCTATTGCCTATTGCCTATTGCCTATTGCCTATTGCCTATTGCCTATTGCCTATTACCTATTGCCTCCTTTCCCCAACCCCTGATAACCCTCTCCAGAATCATAGAGATGACACTGTTCAGTAATCTCCTGCATCAGAGCGACCGAGAAGGTTCGTTCAACGGTGTACTGGCCCCATTCCCGCTGAATCACCTCATACGCCGATCGCAACGACCGAGAAGGTTCGTTCAACGGTGTACTGGCCCCATTCCCGCTGAATCACCTCATACGCCGATCGCAAATTATACCAGGGAATTGCGGTAGACAGGTGATGGGGGACATGAACGTTGATGTCATGACAGAGGAACTCAATTATACCAGGGAATTGCGGTAGACAGGTGATGGGGGACATGAACGTTGATGTCATGACAGAGGAACTCCACCCAGCGGGGATAGGTACAGTGAACCGTTCCACAAAGTTGAGCCGTCGCTTCATGCCAGGTTTCCGCTGGCTGGAAATGGATCTGAGGAATCGTGTGATGGACAATCGTAAACGTACTCATCCAGAAGTGATAGACCATCCAGGGCATCAGCCAGAACTTCACCAGTCCCCACCAACCTGTGGTCATAGTCAATAGCGTTAAGCCTAAACCGCCCACTAGGATGACAAATAGGGCTGAGAATCGCACTTGGCGTCGTTCTTGTCCAGAAAAGTCGGTCCAGTTGAAATGTTCTTTGAGCCAATGGCCAATGGAACCGAGCCACCAAAAGCGCCCCCGAATGCGGGCATAAAGCCAGCGAATGATCCCCGGTAGAGCCTGATAGGTTTCAACGGTGAGGGGGTCCCAGGCGTTGTCAACCCCAAGCTTGTTGGTATGTTTATGGTGATGATTATGTTGAATCCGCCAGCCATGGAAGGGATACAGCAGGGGCAAAAACATCAGATGGCCCAGGCTATTGTTGACCCATTTACGCTGGGCGAACGAGCGATGTCCACAATCATGGCCGAGCACAAACCAGCCGGTTAACACGGTTCCCTGAAATACCCATAACAAGGGCAACAGATATATGGGAGCCACCGCAATTCCTAGATAGCCTACAGCTGCTAGAGTGAGATCGAGGGCTACGGTTGTCCAGGCCCGATAGCGATTTTTGAGAAATACGGATTTCGGTAATGTGTTGAGAATGTCCCTGATACGAAGATCGGCATCCAGTGAAGGGGAGTTTGATACCGAGGTTTGGCTCAACGATGCTGTCATAAAACGTTCTCTGCTGACGACTACACTAGAGCCTGAGATTTGTCAATATTTTTGTGTCAAGAGCTTCTGGGAATGGCATAGCTATCCGTGATGACCTGGCCCGGAAAATTTGAGACAAAAAAAAGCGATCGCATCCCAAGTCGGCCAGTTCCCAGGAGGGACAGCCACGCCGCAGGAGATGCGCTCTCAGCTAGCGTTATAAAACTTCACCTTTTATACCATAGTTCTCACATTAGTTCTCATATTTTTTCGCGATTTTTCAGCACAATGGGGGCGATCGCACTCAAAAAAGAGGCGATCGCCCCCACCATGGCCAAGCTTCCTAGAGAACCACCAAATCGGGATAATGGCTCAGCAAGTCATCCGCCGTCAGGGAATCAGTTTGAGATTGAGGCGTCCAGAGCAACTCAAACACCAACAGAGCATTTGTGGGAACCGCCGCCAATTTTTGCAGAACCCCTTGTAACTCATCTGCGGCTGAGATGGTCTCAAATAGGGGTTGGTTCCCCTGGGTTGCCACGAGGAAGGTGACTACAATATATTCTCCAGGATCTAACTCCTCATCCTGCGAGAGCGATCGCTGTCGAATCCGTCCCCCCACGTTGGATAAGGTTTCCTCACTAAACTTACTGCGTTCCTGAATCGAGAACTGATCAAACGCTTTCTCCGCCTCCTCTGAATTGGGATAGACCTGCGATTCCCCTTGAACATGAGTC
Proteins encoded:
- a CDS encoding fatty acid desaturase — encoded protein: MSPITCLPQFPGIIEFLCHDINVHVPHHLSTAIPWYNLRSAYEVIQREWGQYTVERTFSVVAIGV
- a CDS encoding COP23 domain-containing protein, producing MKPLMKWTIAALAAVQLPFLAPSAARADSSIDSFQCRNTDGVNFTVALSRGGQDSDPMIVWTSDAFTRAGYPPARRCQDVTSRLNTLLEDNGNSLEGLHLTAGRVNRQWVVCAVESTRLGCNPDNVLFTLSSQQTPDQVMDSLRARRTGTSIQESGGRPYVNLEQLVDSLFER
- a CDS encoding S1 family peptidase gives rise to the protein MTQRFTRPLATLMAIALSLPLTAAQALTEEEIDAVASMTTVVIGEGLQQGDVEAREEWRPGSGVLVAREGNSYYVLTALHVVRTQGVEYGIRTSDGRVHRVDHVRQQDSILYFGEEVGEYGESIEGYDFAMIRFESDRDYPLAVMGHGENLSPGDRLYVSGWPDPGPQEARRTRQTLSGELTAIHPPVENGGYSLLYTHDTQVGMSGGPVFDGQGTLVGIHGQGTANGSHFCIEPELSRQNSCGLRSFDFVEQLERKGISLSFARPPVDPDVIARGLENLEAADTINDIYADFTNLESLLRDGPSGGCDSMLLGDPCDGF
- a CDS encoding fatty acid desaturase; amino-acid sequence: MTASLSQTSVSNSPSLDADLRIRDILNTLPKSVFLKNRYRAWTTVALDLTLAAVGYLGIAVAPIYLLPLLWVFQGTVLTGWFVLGHDCGHRSFAQRKWVNNSLGHLMFLPLLYPFHGWRIQHNHHHKHTNKLGVDNAWDPLTVETYQALPGIIRWLYARIRGRFWWLGSIGHWLKEHFNWTDFSGQERRQVRFSALFVILVGGLGLTLLTMTTGWWGLVKFWLMPWMVYHFWMSTFTIVHHTIPQIHFQPAETWHEATAQLCGTVHCTYPRWVEFLCHDINVHVPHHLSTAIPWYN